CTATATTGCCGGCCATTATTATCTTGGCTTTTGATACGCCCTCCAATGCTATTGGGCTTATAGATATTAATTCAACTCCAGTACCTCAATTGAACCAGCAGTGGCCGCCACTATCTGCAGAAAATAATACCTTATTATTCCAGAGAATAATTGCCACTTTTAACAATAAATACAAGACACGCATCGCTAAAACAAGCCATAACGATCCAGCGGATAAATATTCGGTTTATTATCTTCGCCAGGAGCTTCAGGCCCTTATTGACATGTGGCGAGCAACGAATGACAATGTATATCTTAACAAAGCCAAATTTCTCGTTTTAAAAAGCATTGATGCCTCAGTTTCAAGCCAACGGCAATTGCTTTGGCACAATCAACCCCGCGGCACATGGCCTTGTTTTTTTTCTAAGGAACTTGAAAAAATAACTGGCGGTCATGGTCAACTCTGGGATTTTCAGGGGGCTGCCGGTTTTATGATGGTAGCTGTTGCTCTTAAGCAAAATCAGGATTCTGACTGGCGTAAAATAGCTGATTTTGTTGAAGCAAACATTATAACAAAATGGCTGTTTTACAATCCCTCTATAAAACCGGAATATTATTCAAGTCCCGAATCTAACAAAACAATTCTGACTGTTTTGGATGGAGCCAGAGACAAACGGGAACACTTCGCATCCATCTGTATGAACCTTAATTCCCTGGGATATAACAAATATCCTTATCAGCAATGGGCCGTTTTGCTGGTAAATATATATCTGAGCGAAAAACCAGATTCGAACTCAATTTGTCCTGTTTCAGGAATACCCAACCAAACTGTACCAAAAGACTGGGGTGTAACACCTAACAAACTCACAAACGGTTATATATGGTATTGGATGATTGACTGGAAAAACCAATTGCTTTCTATTCAAGATACTTCGCACGCCAACCGCACAGTCTGGCTTGCAACAAAAGCATATTCTGAAAACATGTTAGACACCAATCGTCTAAACAGATTCATAAATACCTTCAAGTATCAGGTATGGGCAAAAAATAAAGGGCCCTTTTATTTCAACAATTATATTGACGGTACTGACACTAAAGCCCAACAACTTGGTCCCGGCAAGAATGGCAACGTCTGGTTCGGCTGGCATCGGCTGGCTGCTTATGACGACGTATTAAAAGATTTATATATATCTATCGCGTATGATCTTACAAATGGCGGGGGCAACATCCCTGACTCACAGAACAAGCAAATGGAAGAGGCCCCACTTTGTTTTTTGGCCTGGGCCGCAAGATTATTAGCTCCTAATGGCCAGCCACAGTTATTTCCATAAAGCTGATATTAAGTGCTCAGCATATCCTGATAACATTTCAGCAAAACTTTAAATTCCATATCCCAGTTATATTTATTTTTAACTGCTTCAATACCTCTTCTTCCCATATTTTCCAGTTCCTGCGGATTATTAAGCATCTGTTCACAAACATTTACTATTTGGTCTATGTTAAACGGATCGACCATTTTCCCGGTTTTTTCTCCTTCGACATATGGTGCCCAGTGTTCAAAATTTGACGACAGTATTGGCGTTCCACACATCATGTACTCCACCATTTTCCCTGCAAGACAAAAGGTGTAATTCGGGATTGGATCCAGAATTGAAAGCCCTATAACGGCTTTTGAAGTAATTCCCATGGCCTGTTGATAATCCATAAAGCCTGTAACGCTCACCGTATCCTGAAGATTCATTTGTTTTACTTCATCTTTGAGTTGCACAATAAAACTTTCGTCATAAGCTCCTCCGATAATCATAATTTTGAAACGATGCCCACGCTCTATAAGCTTTTGCGCCATAACAAGATATGTAAAAGCGCCTCTGGTTTTTGAAACGGTACCAACATAAACAAGCAACGGCGATTTAAACCGTTGGCTCATATCCATGGCATTTGAGATAATATTTTCATCGATCTG
The sequence above is drawn from the Phycisphaerae bacterium genome and encodes:
- a CDS encoding glycosyltransferase, translating into MIFNSNKKIKVCLFSTVQGPDNVRLYHREAKSLVKEGFEVHAVLPCDESFEKGGVYFHKVHKPNNRFIRIIFMPWKTMITALRTRADIYHFHDPELLMAGFLLRWILGKKVVFDMRESTSRQILGKEYLPKWTRKIVSCCYKIIEKICLTGIRLIVANDRSVNEYHKCYLVRNFPQIDENIISNAMDMSQRFKSPLLVYVGTVSKTRGAFTYLVMAQKLIERGHRFKIMIIGGAYDESFIVQLKDEVKQMNLQDTVSVTGFMDYQQAMGITSKAVIGLSILDPIPNYTFCLAGKMVEYMMCGTPILSSNFEHWAPYVEGEKTGKMVDPFNIDQIVNVCEQMLNNPQELENMGRRGIEAVKNKYNWDMEFKVLLKCYQDMLST